One Pectinophora gossypiella chromosome 10, ilPecGoss1.1, whole genome shotgun sequence genomic window, aacccgggacctacggatcgtgagccgaacactcaaaccactggaccacggaggccattcttagttaatgtcaagtggaaagTCCCACTgccaaaatataaaattgaaaatattaaaaaaaaaaaacagaaaaaagatcattaattttgcgacggaataatccacctgatattaactcagaatcatggtccccCTTCTGATTCCGattcccccttagtattcattaAAATGTCACTAActtgtgtatatacttatattgttctacatattatattgttatttatttaataactttacCTTATAACAACAACTTTTTTGTGTTGTGCACTTCTGTTATGTGCTGTCTTGTTTTGCATGCAATTAAGAATTATAATTAGATTTtactaaattttttttttataaataagtagcaGATATTGGATTCAATCATTATTagaatttgtttattattattatctgcttaaccaatcctttgcctaagggataggtatgcgaaagcacctatgaggctggcatgatcaaTCAAGGTGATCAAAGGACatcaaaaatgacaaaaaaagtattatatataaaagataggtatatttcttataacaaaaatatacttataaaaactaGGACCCAATATTAAACTCTAAAAACCTCTTCATGAATTCTCAGTTTCCTTGtacctgaaaaagaaaataaataaaatacattattcaaTTATATAGTACAAGTAAATGAGAACATCCTTTCCAAtcttgtttcatttaaaactcCCATTTTGTTAAGTGATTGAATTAACTACTTCacaattcaaagtgtactaACCATGTTACcaaccaaataaaaatattttctgagTTTGAGTTTTACTCATAATCaataataacttattttattaatagacAGCTTGTTTAGTCCTTAGGCAATTTATTCTCAGCAGCCATGTGTGTCCGCTGTAGAGCGAAGGCCTCTCTCTTTTTCTTCAACTCTCTTCCTCCCTGTTCTTAGCCTGTTTGTGCCACCATTCCAGAAAACACTacagctatttttttttattatgtttgtcaataaaaataaaataacttcttatcttttatttatttttttctaaaccatAGTACCATGGAAAAAGTACACAGTGGAGGTGGGATATGTATTAAATAGTTTGGTatgcataaaaatatattaattttcaaataaaatcatACTTACTTGCAAGATACACAAGTGTAGAACACGGTTTGCCCTTCATCAGCCGACCGAAGTTGTAACGTAGCATAAGACATCCTGTCGTTGCCACATCTTGGGCATCTCCTTTCTACAACGGGACCCTCCGGACCGTCTCTATTGAGTATGTTCTCATTTGTCACAGTTGAGACAGCATTGAAATGTATTGTGTAGTTGAACTTTATGTTGGCAAAAtctgtaataatatttaaatattttttttactttatattttgtgAATAACTATGTAATtcaataagtatatattttttttaagtttaaagctTTACTAAAATGCCTCTGGTTGACTGCTTCTCCAAAAATCGTCAATGCAGCAGTATGGTGGTAAGATTAAAATCGGGAGGTATATTAATGTATATATGGGCAGTTTATaaccaataataaaacttagaatttaacaacaaaaactaCTTTTCTGAATACAAATTCAATGCATTATGTAATTCAATATCCTTCGAAACTGGCTACCTATCACCATAAGctataaaataactaaaacactTACTTTGTGCATCATAAACTGCTCTGCAGGCATAACATTTAACAGATCCAAATGCTTCCAGGAGTGGCAGTATAGAGCCGCATCTCGAACAAAATGCGGTAGTACTTGTAAAAGGACCAGTCTCAGCCATCGCCTAAAACACgtataaatacttaaaactCTATAAATATTCGGCAAACTGAAGTTTTCATCTACGTttgaggttatttttttttttttttttgttttggttttccccgaagggtaaggcaaagggaactatgcccatacagccatgtcttatgtattttttttcttgatgattgatgaaatgatgaaagatgatgatgatgaaacctaagcccccaccctcggagtagactcctactccgaaccccaaacgaattaactcaaaagtccgcataaactttcgagttatgaagcggcttcttgacacgaagcgaaaataggcagatacactttgtttattgaatactccgatataataacactcgcgaatgtcttccgactaacttaatgctatcattaaccacaaaacaccacttcgtattaattatttagattattcaatgaagaaagcaactgtcccgttcccgtttcccgccaaaaagcccgttTGAGGTTATAAAATGCACACCAACATAAACAgctgtcaatttttttttattctttcggCTTTTGACCATTCGTTGCTGACCAAAAAATCATAGGTAAGGTCAAAAATGTACATAAATACACTTCCTGTTAATCGACTTCAAACAGGTGGGTATCTTAAGATAACAGCAGTGAAAACTCAGCAGATGCTCTTACTTCCTCTAGGATTGCAGTATTTTCATGCCATGACGAAGACGTTTTGGCTAAAAGTCTGTGCAACTAGgccaaactaaaaaaaactaactgACGTTTGCTTCCCTCCCGCCTGCCCCCCCCCCCACTTTACATTGCGCGTCATTTTGGGATTGTTGTTGTTATTTTCAGATTTTCTGCAAAATCAATGCTATGCAAGATAAATTAAATGTATTCTATTGAAAAGTGACAACATATCGATCTGTTACTCAAGAAATTCAAACATTGTCCAATTAATATTCTAAGAAAAGGTAAAAACGTATTATTATGCAGCTACAATGCCGGCAATTTTTTTGGCTTAAGGGGCGCaatttttgcaataaaattgttagTTTTTGGTTTTGTTTAAGTGTGATTGCATAAGATTATGTCTACATATACTTTTCGCTGTGGACTCTAATCAATTCCATGTAATTCCGAggttataaaaaacaaatgtttCAGAAGCAAAATGGACCCGACTATGGAATCTTTGACTCATTCTTCAGTTGACCTAAGTTTTCCTCCAACGGAGTCATCGGTGCCTTCTGACCAAGCAAGCCAGGGTAGTCAAGAAGGCCCAATTTCATTGCCCAATGTTGGACCATCAGGAAAACATGAAGAATTCTCAGTTGAGAAGATTCTCGACAGAAGAGTGAAGAATGGAAAAGTGGAGTTTTTACTAAAGTGGAAGGGTTATTCTAAGTGAGTATAATTTAAGATTTTATGGAATTTTCTTTGTAACAAGagttttttaatgtaatttttatttattcttggtgATGGTATGATACTTTGGAATTGTATTCTATTACATAAACTGTGACATGATATGAACATATAATATATGCACATTTAATACTGGGTTGCTTTATATCTCAGTTACGTTGATTTGACACAGCTCAGATAGGTACTTCATTGTTCTTACTGTGTGCCTTACGAACGAGACAGGCACTACGCAACAAAAGCTGAGATTATGTCAAAAATATTTCTGATCTATACAAATGTTTTCCCCCCTTTTCCTTTTACTTTAATATTTGAATGGATTGGGAATAGATTCagtttaataaaatgtttcaaCTAAATATTTTAGTGAAGACAACACATGGGAGCCTGAAGACAACTTGGATTGTCCAGAGTTGATATCAGCATATGAGGAGGCTCGTCTGAAGAGGGAGCGAGAGGCAGCCGCCGCTGCAGCGGAGGTTGAAGAGGGACAGTCGGCTCGCAAGAGGACTCGGAGAGATAAGAAAAATAAGGACAAGAAAATTGAGGTGAGTTTGTGGTAATCTACATTATATCATGATATTCAGCCCACCCTGGTGGCCAGTGATATTATTGAGCCTTCATTAGTAGAGCCAAAAGCTTCTACTAAagaagtacctacttttaacaacaacattattatgaattacttaagtaaataatatcttgCCAAGACCAAAGCTTTATTCCTAGAAGAACTACTactacctactactactactgctactagaactacttaaatattaatgttaatgtgtgtatattttaatgttgtaaatgtatatgtgtgtcgtagattttacctaaataaacttttttattattattattatttttaagaaaaaatattatttaattactattttttttattttaggaaaTCGACAAGCCCAGGGGCTTAGCTAGAGGTCTTCCTCCGGAGAAAATCCTTGCTGGTCAGCTCTTCCATGGCACCTTGTTCTTTTTAGTTAAATGGTAAGTTTACAAAATTTATCTGGGAATAGTTTCAGAGCTTTTGGTTAGTGGGATAGTTAAGAAAAACATCCATTTTATAATCCAAATGTAAATTTTTCAGGCAAGGCTGTTTGGAGCTTGATGTGGTACATGGACATGAATTAGGTGAAGCATTCCCGGACTTCGTCATCAGCTACTATGAGCGGTGTGCGCCCTTCAGTGTAAGGCATCCTATTGGCAAGATCCCAAGGCTTGCTCCTGAGGTAAAATAGTTATCTATCCACTTCAGAATCTATCCAGCTATGAGAGTTTCTgtcaataaagaaagaaagaaaatatttatttggaaaaaaatacataattaataattacatattgtgTAGTGGTAGTTAGTAATTaacaatagaattataaataatgccaaAATGGCTGCAGCTCAGCAAATGCTatagcctagctgtagctagattaTGGCGcagattttcagctgcagccgatttatcatcaaaaacaattaaactgGGCAAGAAAGACATTATAATGTCGATCATCATTCTTTCTCACTTTTATTGGCTTCTCACACCATGCAGGGTTGGCtagaagagatctctcttagagataattccaccttttgtatacaatattttttgtcattatttaCTATATTAAAGTGTGCAATGAAGAGTTTAAACATTTCAAATCTATAtgatacattcataaactccaattgaattcatcatcatcattaatttaagagccatgccaAGAGCCGAGCCATTcaatgtagcattctccattgcTTGTCTGTCAATGAATACACAAATTCTCTGAGCTTTGGTGGAAAATTGGCGTACATTTATGTATGGATGTAgactgttgtttttattattattcgtaaGGCGGTTAGTGTGGATTCGCCTTcgtataagttattaatttattttaagtgcaattttcactaacacagttggctcgaccattatagacggcgatatgactcacctcctatcacgttggtctatcgGAAACCtcaatgaggtgtgggtacttagctcattCCAACAACCCCAGTaggaatatagttgtgagcttatatatGTTAAAAACTGTTTACTCTGAATATTCCAGCTACCAGAACCAGAGCCAGAACCGACTCCAGCAGCAGAAGAATCACCCGTGGACACATCAGAGACAACACAACCCGCTGAACCACCAAGTCTACCAGATGTGTCACAAAGTCTGGAAGTCCCACAGGAGTTAAATATGACAGGTAAggagtataaataataattaaattgtgACTGTAGAATGGGGGGGTAACGGAAATAACATGTTAACCGGCCAAAATGTCAACCTCACCTGCACGCGTCGGTTGTTCGTGAGAACGTATGGCGGCGGCGGCCACAAGCCATCGCGGTGCTCCCTGCTAGATAACGgacgaggctctggcgaccggGCAATGGCGGTATAACCATACACCTAGCCGGCAAACCGGACGGAAGAGGCTTCAGCGGCCTTGAGGTTTAAATCTTGGTTGGTACTCGCCGGTTACTCGCGCGATGCGTATGCTTAACGCCCTGGCCCAGGACAACCCGGACGTTGACCTGtacagctgttcggtggccaaattcacagatgtggcatttcgctattgttctagttaaataataataattgttatgtcttatatgtgtttgtttcagtcgaattggtttttactgtaatggctgaatgtaaaactgtaaaaataaataaataaataaattaccacTAAAATGACTGGTGCAGAAAGCAACGGGAGACTACTGCACTATTTTTCCCAAGAAAACCGCATGGATATGAGTTTTTttaaccataacctgtggtcgcgatcctcagcagtgagggaacgacgaagaagactGTAGAATGTGTTCTAGAGGCAGGTACTATGTTATTATGCAAGCATACATTAGAAACTTGCAACCACTCTTTGTACTTTAGACAAATAGAGAATAGGTGCAATAAATTgcacacaaataaataataataagcttaaaccaatgatagtcgaatttgttttcgaattcatgtttggatcataaatgattatcacatgctcagtagtgaaggaaaacatcgttaggaaacccacgttcccgagaattgcattttcggaggtatgtgacctaacatgtatttggctggttctcccttcgatttgttctcactagttcgatcaTTGTACAATAGGTACATAGAATAAAAGCTTTCATATACttatagtaggtataataaatgatttattggtgaaaattaagtcacgtcaaaattacAATCAtgcattcgcgggttggaaggtcacacgggcagtcgcttctgtaaaaaaccggacctgtcaaatctttaggttaggttagcagaccctgtgaaaaacgggatattgctagggggatgaggtatttatttgtataattataatgtgtCCGTTTATTTTCAGTGCCAGTACCGGAGCCTGCAGTTGGCACCGATATGCCAGCACTCGGCGTTGACGAACCTCAACAGTTGGAGGTGCCCGTCAACTAACACCGATACACACTAGCAGCACGCTGTAATGGCCGTTCTGACATAACAAAGTACAGCAATTCACTCCGTgaatatagttataaattaatgcGATACCTGATGAACAGAATAAACTACAGCTTTTTGCTCTTAACGTAGTTGTTAGTTAATACGAAACGTGATGAGTgggacaaacgtcaaaacggccgTCATATGGTTGTTTAAGTTTAATAAACATACACATATAGATATATTGGAGTGACATAGCGCGTCTATTATAAGTTGGCAATGATGCTGATtccacaccatctaattttattttaagttataccggcCAACTCCCTCCTATCCTCTTGGGACATAAAAAGACTGAAACGTGCGAATGTACTCACGGACTAATGAACAATGCAGCGCTGGCCgtatagtttaaaaaaagtgaaaataacagaacagatctgataatagtctagcgactgatggcagataacaaatataaaaaagttatacctgttttCTTATCTGATTTCCGCCACGCCAAAACATCGTCGTTGGTCTATAAACTAAGTACTCGTACCCTGCTCAACTGTTACcgtcataataattctaaattaaaacgaaaaataaaattaagcaactGTAGCTAGAAAGATATAGAAATGCCACTGAAATAATTATCAATTTCGTAACCGTCTGGGTGTTTTACCAACTTATAGACGCGCTGTATTTTATCCTAACCTCATGTTTTTTTCTgcgagaataaaaaatatataaacgtaTAAAATATACGTATTATTTCGTGATTGTTCATTAATTAAGAGCTTTTTTAAAGAGAAAATTGCAAGAAAAAAATCTGTCAGATGTAGATTAATTTGTTACAGTATACACTTTGGCACACACTTTGAAACAATAGTGACCAGACCTCGCGGTACGGCAACCGTACCgcacgcggcgcgaattatatcgagggctttgagcaatagccgtacgacgtctatccacgtagatagcgtTAGTTGCATCTATtcgtcgaaaccctcgatataataagCGCTGCGCGCGGCatggttaccgtgcagagcctgcagACTTTATTAGTTACtaaacaaatgtatttttttttcacctactTTTATAGTTTGTGCAGTTATACTACACAAATTATAATGTAACTAACCTATAAGTCGCTTTATCTTCTACATTTACCCTATTTGAAGATATTTGGACAGGTCTGTCAgatgaaatatttaataagagttgtaatatttactaaatatattcagattatgataaaatattttttgtaatcttCATTATTGAAGAAAATAGTTAGTCAAATAGATATTTAGGTTAGTATCTAAGGTTTAATTAAATGTTGTTtcgatttaaaatatttaaagctAATTTCGTATAAGTATTAAACTTTGTAAATTCGTACTTTGAAGCAAATATTTTGAAACTTCTGTAATTATTAAGGAAAATCTTTGTTCATGAAATGTgaatattatacaataataaaattgactaTAAATAATACTTCTGTTTCAATtctcattttttatttgttataatagGTAATTCTTAAATTAATCCCTGTAGTAATAcggttaatatttaatattaaaaaacgaTATAATACTATTATAAATGCTTTGGCACATCGACATTTAAGtcattgaatatatttttttaaaaaggaacATACAAAATGTCTTTCggagaaaagaaataaaaattaaagtcaaataaaaaaataacataggtaATTTACGAACATCGAAACGAAATGTAAATTTCATACGTTCCTTTTCAAAATATGGTTGTCTCTTCGCCATTACAGTTTGTTAAGGAAAGGCGAGATGGACGCAAAGTCTTCGCACTCGGGTATGCGTTTCCCGCGGAATTTGATACAGGATTCTGCGCAGAGGGGTCCCTCGAACCACGCTCCTAGCATCTTCTTGCACTGCGCACAGTTCTCTATGCATATCTCCATCTGGTCGTAGCTTGTTGCTGTAAAACATACATTTAATAGCTTtaaattaatacataaataaattaatttagagATACTCCAAAATCTGAATTATTCAAAGTTTGACAAGAGTCACGGATTCGAGTTCCGCCCAATAAGTACCTTTTCTTTTTGAAACTACTTACTGCTCGTGCCTACatgtaatgtacctacctatctacttatatttaccgactTACCTACTTTAATAGCCTAATAAATCtaccctataaaaaaaaaacctaagtaagtaggtacctactccaTATTTATTTTGGGCTCTTtaccaagtaggtacctactcagtTATTTGTTCTAATCTGACAGCAAAAAGATTGTAATCAGATATCAGgatttcaaatataaaaatgaataatgCTGACTGAAATTGGTCAAAAAAATTATAACCAAGCCATTtgcttaaaaaaaatgttttcttattcTAAAAATGTTAATGGcgattaatttgtttttttcacGCCATACGGCCAGTAAAACACAATAAGACATCCATTCTTTTTGGTTGAAAaaggtataattttatttaaaaagatatgagaaagaaaattgttaaaatcgttagttttttttgtaatcttGTTGATTAAAAAATTTGGCCAATGGTCTTGTAACCAAAGCcgcaataaatttaaaaaaaaagttgataaaatagTAAAGACCTAGTCATAACAATAATTGGCCTAAGAAAAATAGCTACGAAAAAACTTGTTTACACTTCGAGGCGAAAACAATAGATTTGCAAACTCGTCGAGTTTCATCAAGGTCTTGTTTTTCACGAAACCAAAGTCCTTAAGACATCAAAAGTACCTATATAGGTATAGTAGTTACCTACTATAGTTACGCGGTCAAGTGTAAGAGGCTAAGGTGATCTTGCGTAACGCCGAAAGTGAATACGCCAAATCGCGGATTGGGGTCAATGTCTTGTCGCGCACGTCTTTTTAGGTTTTCCCATTAGGTTGAATATGGATTGAATTTGCCtttgaattaagtacttacgtgCTTAAAGCACGTACCTACCTTTCAGGTACATTAGTCATAATAGTTATGTAGATAGGCTAGGTAAATAACACAGCGCGTTTGTGCATTTCTTTCCTTTagaataagtaggtattcaCCTATTCAGGTAACTGCTCAAAGTCAGCTTAATAGAACTTTCTGTAAGTTCAAATCAATATCACACGtacttagtatttattattccttattctatgctacgtAAGTTGAATTGTACCGTTACTGTTGTGTTGTTCAGTGTTGGGTTGTTAAATGTTTGTATCTTTcgtttgtgtacaataaaggatatttgatttgattttgaatcatGTTCTAAACAGTCTGAAAGTACGTAAGCTTAAACCTACCATACCACTGTCTAGATTGTGTGACTGTGTGACTCACGGTAGATGGCTTTATGTATGAATTGGTTCATACCAAAATTCCCGGCACTAAAAAGCTCGCAGTACCGTTTTTCTTCTATTAATTCAATCTAGTGGGGCCCGCTGAGACATGCactaatttttataaaataataataggtacttagtatgAAGTAGCGATAATGATAtacgtttcagaggtatgtgacctaacctaaagggtattagtgacatcgtagcgaatgagggtgatgattcaggctataattccgagttgatatcaagtagattttttccgtcgcaaaattcgtgttttttaCATTGGACCGGTTTatccttcgggttggaaggtctgacaggcagttgcttctgtaaaaaccgtacctgtcaaatcttcaggttaggttggtggtagggctggcagaggaagacataGAAGGACGTAGGTACATggacaaattggagatgtcattagaaaaggttcagtaagatccactctgaatcggcgtggcGTGCTTgtctgaaacgattgatgaatgtcgaggaagcaagagaagtacttatgtcacgatcgaagcaaatggagtaccatagtctgcttaccccggtgggaaataggcgtgcatttatgtatgtatgtagataagCAGACCCtgggaaaacggaataacgctatggagactgaagtaagtaagtagtacgaAGAGTAGCTTAACAAGTTTAATAACTCACCAATAGCAGGGTTGCAGGAGACATAGTCCAGGCTAGCCAGACACGCGGCTAGCGTGACGAGAGCGACTGCGGTGATCTTGCCGGCCATGTTTCGAGGATCTACACACATAAACTGTGGTGAGGCAATTTGTTAAACACTATTAACACCAGCGGGGACTGTACGGTACCCGAATTAcctatatcgagggtttcgtcCAATAGCGACTGGGAATGCTTTATTCGTAGATAAACGTCgtgcggctattggtcgaagccctcgacaTTATACTCCGCTAAGCGGCACGGATGCCATTTAGCGAAGGCAGGTACCTACATCTAAGGAAGAACACAAGTACTCCTATCGGTTTTCACAACATACcagggaagacaagcagctgaacatgttcATGTGTTTTTCATTCGCTCTTACTTagtcaaatattttatgtaagtagtataattgggtaagtacctactaaataaagactgacgCTGACAAAgtcttttatctatttaacttatttatcaattttaataaagaaaaatgtaataataactgcGAGAAATTGTcacctttttctatgacgtcacaggttcctttttcataaaaattccaaagtaatttcgtgtatcgacatttagtaaaaagtaagtgatttgactagttggaaactaccctaatcAAACATAGAAGACATACCTATCTATAGCAAAGAAGCTATGCTGCAAATGAGCATGTTTCTAGTCATTCCCATTCCAGAATTGAAGCCATTTACCTAGCTTCTTAGCTGTGGTGGTCTGGGTGCATTCAGCTGTCTGTCTCCTCGGGCATGTCATAAAACCGTCAAGAGGGATTGTGttttttctaataattataTGGGCCACTTCCTTATTtacggacctgccaaatcttcaggttaggtcagtggaccccgtgaaaaacgggagatGATGGCAACACCATACAGTTTATCACATTACATCAGTAGACTAATAAAACTTATAGGTGATTTGTGGTGTCTGGCCACCTCGttagggatacaggcatgaCTTTGTTATGTGCTTATGTATTGAGCGTTCGTTACGGTACGTTACGTTACGTCTACTTAAAACTAGTTTTCAAAAACAACATACCTACACATATTTAGGGCATAGAAATAATAACGCAAAAACTTTTCAAAAAgcttatttttgttataatacctacgtatttttttttcatgaagACAGGTACATGAGTTTACACTTATCACGGCACACACAGCCCTATCCCTATCGGATTGCGCAGAGCCACAAACCACCAAAAGACAAAATAGCAGCCTCTTTTTCGTAGTTAGTCATATTGCTACTTAGACAACCTGATACTACACCCATAAaattggtaggtaggtacctattaaactCCTAAGATGGATGGTGATATCCAATGACAGGTTATCAGTCTATCGCCTACGTAGAAAGTCCAACATCACGTAAAAGTCGTTATACAATATTTGATTGATCCAAAGttagattatgtatgtattaggtaCACAATTACATTAGAACATTATTGATATTTTCTATTAATAACCATTTTTCACAGGTTTAAGACAAAGGATTTCCCTATTAGGGAAATCCCTATTAGGGAAATCCTTagcaccaaagactcccctttcttactttttaaaactgccttacgtcccattcattaaccatcctcctttcataccaaaaacaatcaaattcccattcattatccttacatagcattctcactttcctacagctCGGCCATAATCCCTTTTGAAACCTATTTTACATGAACTGCTATGCCGTTACAATTATGGTCAAGTAACATTATTTTCGGTAACAAACACTCACCGCATTTAGTTAGACTAATTAGTTACACTTCACTTCCACGCATAAGTTCAATAgaacaattaaattaattataaacttCATAGATCAATTACAAACTACACTAGGTCTGCACGGCTTTCTTTCAACAAACACTATGTAAACAAAAGTTGAAGCTGCCGTGAAAAATTCGCCCAAGTCGACGACCGGCCAGATATTGAACTGTTTAAATATAAAACCTGTCGACTATGGTAGCGTACGCGCACCTAGTGGGGGGAGGCTTACACTCGTGCTGGGGATATCCCAGGAAACGGATCTGTACTTTTGCGAAAGACGAAAGTTCTAAGTAGGAAGTCAATGTGCGGTGTTGATGTTAATATGGATAAGACTTGAGCTTTTTGTagcttaagtttattttattgtttatttcctAAAAGTGCGAAGATTATGCACTTgcctacatttattttttcagttgGTTAGATGGCTTTGACTGAATAACAGGTATGAGAtgtatgttacatacataaactcacgcctgtagtCCCTAATGGGCTGGGTAGACCCATCTCCAACCCAGCCACTCCTGTGAAGTTGGACGGGTAGgtgtatgatatataattattag contains:
- the LOC126370325 gene encoding DNA-directed RNA polymerase I subunit RPA12, yielding MAETGPFTSTTAFCSRCGSILPLLEAFGSVKCYACRAVYDAQNFANIKFNYTIHFNAVSTVTNENILNRDGPEGPVVERRCPRCGNDRMSYATLQLRSADEGQTVFYTCVSCKYKETENS
- the LOC126370275 gene encoding chromobox protein homolog 7-like yields the protein MDPTMESLTHSSVDLSFPPTESSVPSDQASQGSQEGPISLPNVGPSGKHEEFSVEKILDRRVKNGKVEFLLKWKGYSNEDNTWEPEDNLDCPELISAYEEARLKREREAAAAAAEVEEGQSARKRTRRDKKNKDKKIEEIDKPRGLARGLPPEKILAGQLFHGTLFFLVKWQGCLELDVVHGHELGEAFPDFVISYYERCAPFSVRHPIGKIPRLAPELPEPEPEPTPAAEESPVDTSETTQPAEPPSLPDVSQSLEVPQELNMTVPVPEPAVGTDMPALGVDEPQQLEVPVN
- the LOC126370331 gene encoding eclosion hormone, translating into MAGKITAVALVTLAACLASLDYVSCNPAIATSYDQMEICIENCAQCKKMLGAWFEGPLCAESCIKFRGKRIPECEDFASISPFLNKL